The genomic segment CCGTGGTGATCAATCTTTGATTTGTGGATCTCGGATCGAGAATCCTTCTTGAAACGGAGTCTCAATAAACCTAGTTTGGCACCGTTGTGAGTCACGGTTCCGATCATGATTGCGCCGAGGCGGGCCATTGTCCCAAGCCCGACGTCTGCCCTTTGAACGAGATCCGCGCGGGGTCCTCGGCCCGCATTCGCGTCATTGACACGTCTCCTGAACTCGCTGTCCGGCTCCGCGAAATGGGTTTCTGCGAGGATCAGCAGGTGCGGATGATCAGCCAGCATCACAGCGTGATTTGCCAGGTCTGCAATATGCGGGTCGGCATCAGCAACCAGATCGCGGAGCGAATTCTGGTCGAACGAATCGGATCCAGCCTGCCTGCTTGATTGATGAGCGGGCCGCTGCAACCGCTAAGCTCCCTGGCGGTGGGCGATCGCGCCACCATCGCCGAGATCGCCGTCCCTTCCGAGGATAAAGGCCGACTCCTGGAGATGGGCCTGCTCAAAGGCACGCCGATCGAGTTGGTCCGGTTCGCCCCTCTGGGCGATCCCATCGAAATCAAGGTGCGCGGCTATCACCTGACCCTGCGCCGACACGAAGCCGACCTCATCCAGGTCGCTACCCGCCCATGACTGCGGTTTCCCGCCCATTCCTGGCGGCTCTAACCGGGAATCCCAACTGCGGCAAGACCACCCTTTTCAACGCGCTGACCGGTTTGCGCGCCAAGGTTGGGAATTATGCCGGGGTCACGGTCGAACGGAAAGAAGGCCGCCTGGCCTCCGTCCCGAAAGACGCACCTCCGACCACGATTCTTGACCTGCCCGGCACCTACAGCCTGATGCCTCAATCGGTGGATGAAAAAATCGCCCGGGACGTGCTGCTGCAAGAGAGTCCCGGCGTCGCACCGCCCTCCTTGGTCGTCGTCGTCATCGACGCGTCGAATCTCGAGCGAAACCTCTACTTTGCCACCCAGGTGCTTGAAGTGGGTTATCCCACGGTCGTCGCGCTGAACATGATGGACGTTGCGGAGCGCAATGGGCAACGGGTGGACGCCGAGGCACTCTCCCGTCGGCTGGGCGCTCCCGTTTTCCCCATGAGCGCCAATCTTGGCGCCGGCGTGGAAGCCCTGCGGCTTCGTATTCTGGAATGCGCCCGGGGCCAATTGCCAAACCCGGCGAGGCATCGCTTCGGAGAGTATCCCGCCGCCCTTGAGGAGGCCGCCACCCGAATCGAACGGCTTCTGATCGAGGAGGGAACGCCCGCCTCGCCTGCGTCCCTTTCCGCCGCCTCCGCCCGCCTCAAACTGTGCGATCCGAAATACCCTCGCGAAGGCGAGACTTCCTCACCCGCTCTGGCGCAGGCCGTGCGTGTCGAGCGCGTTCGATTGGAACAAGCCGGAGTGGATTGGAGAACGCTCCCGATCGAGGAACGCTACGCCGCAGTCACCCAAATTCATCATGACGTGGTGGACGAATCGGGAGCACCCGCCGAAACGTTCAGCGACCGGCTGGATCGGGTCCTGACGCACAAGTTGTGGGGCGCGGCCATCTTCATCGCGATCATGGCGGTGATGTTTCAGAGCATTTTTACTTTCGCCGAGGTTCCGATGACCGCCATCGAAGCTGGCTTTGCGGCGCTCGGCCATGCCATCGGAACGAGGATGGCTCCGGGAGATCTCAACAGTCTGCTCGTCGATGGCGTCATCGCCGGTGTGGGGTCCGTGGTGGTCTTTCTCCCTCAGATTCTGCTGCTCTTTCTGTTCATCGGTTTGCTCGAGGATACCGGCTACATGGCTCGCGCCGCGTTCTTGATGGACCGGCTCATGAGCAAGGTGGGACTGCACGGCAAGAGTTTCATCCCGATGCTCAGTTCCTTCGCTTGCGCCATTCCCGGGATCATGGCCACCCGCACGATCGAGACCCCCAAAGACCGCCTGGCCACCATCCTTGTCGCGCCGCTCATGAGCTGTTCCGCCCGGCTGCCAGTTTATGTGCTGCTCATCGCCGCGTGTATTCCGAGCGGATCCGTCCTCGGCATCGTCTGGTACTCCACGCTCGTCATGCTCTCCATGTATTTGCTGGGCATCGTCGCCGCGTTGATCATGGCCTGGGTTTTCAAATCCACGCTGTTGAAAGGCCAGGCGCCCATGCTGATCATGGAACTGCCTCCGTATCGGCGCCCGGTTCTCAAAGTGGTCCTGCGCCACATGTGGGAACGGTCCAAACTTTTCCTCCGCCGGGCGGGCACCGTCATCCTCGGCATCAATATCCTGCTCTGGTTCCTCGCCAGTTATCCCAAGAATCCTGCTCTCGAGCAGCGATTCGAACAGGAAAGGGCGGCCCTGGAAGCCCGCCGTGCCTCGCTCGAACCCGGCGCGTTCGAAGCGGCTCAGAAGGAGGTGGACCACGTTGAGGCGGGCGAACTCCTGCGTGCCAGTTATGCCGGCATGCTTGGACGAGCCACGGAACCCTTCATTGCCCCGCTGGGATTCGACTGGAAGATCGGCATCGGCATCGTGGCTTCGTTCGCCGCCCGCGAGGTTTTTGTCAGCACCATGTCCACGGTTTACAATTTGGGCTCGGAAGACGAGGACGATCCCATTCCCAATCTGGCCAAGGTATTGCGAGAGCAAAAGCGCGCCGACGGGCGCCTTCTTTACACGCCTCTCTTGGGCATGACCTTGATGGTTTTTTACGTGTTCGCGCTGCAGTGTGTCAGCACCGTGGCGGTGGTTCGGCGCGAAACCAACGGGTGGAAATGGCCGGTGATTCAATGGCTTTACATGGGGGCGCTGGCGTGGGGGTTCGCGTTCCTGGTGTATCGCGGAGGGCTCTGGCTCGGCTTCCAGGGTTGAGATTTCATTTTCGACTCCATACGGTTTCCCCATGTTGCGAACACTCGACGCGAGAGATCCGGGCTTCAACACCTGGATCGCGGAACAATCGGCCGACTCCAGCCTCTTCGATCCCGAAATTGAGAAGCGAGCACGCACCGTCGTTGAAGCCGTCATGGAACGAGGGGACGCCGCTCTGGTTGAATTCACCAAGCGATTCGATGGCGCGGACGTTCCGCCTCACGATTTTGCTGTTTCCGCCGCCGAGTATATGAACGCGGCGCTCGCGGCCTCGCAGGAATTGCGGCTGGCTGTTCAGGCTGCCGCCAAGAACATCGAACGTTTCAGCCGGCGATCCCTGCGCCGGGGGTGGACCACGCGCAATCTTGAGGGCGCCAAAGTGGGGGAGAAATTCGACCCTTTCCGCCGCGTTGGCATCTACATTCCGGGTGGCACGGCCCCGCTCGCCTCCACCGCGCTGATGACCATCGTGCTGGCCAGGGTTGCCGGCTGCCCTGAAATCGTGGTTTGCACTCCCTGCGACTCCAAGGGGCGGATTAATCCCGCCATGCTCCACGCCATTCGCACCGCCGGCGCCACCGAAGTTTACCGATTGGGCGGCGCTCAAGCCATCGCCGCCATGGCGCTCGGAACCTCCACCGTGCGGCGGGTGGACAAAGTGTTTGGCCCGGGCAACGCCTATGTCGTGGCGGCCAAACGGATGTTGTTCGGCAGGGTGGCCCTCGACCTGTTGCCCGGTCCGAGCGAAGTCCTCGTCCTCGCGGATGCCACGGCCCCGGCTCGTTACATCGCCGCGGATCTCCTCGCGCAGGCGGAGCATGGATCAGGTCATGAGCGTTGCTGGCTGGTGACACCCTCCAACGCCCAAATCCAAGCGGTGCGCTCGGAAATGATTCGCCAGCTCCCGGATTTGGGGCGGCGTGAATTCATCGAGAAGGCCGTTCGCACCCATGGCTGGGCGATCCGCGTCGATTCGATGGAACACGGGGTTGAGGTGGCCAATCGGCTCGCCCCTGAGCATTGCGAAATTCATGCCAAAAACCCCTCGCGGTGGGCCAAAAATTTGACCACGTCTGGAGCCCTGTTCCTGGGGCCCTACTCCCCGACCGTTCTGGGTGATTATGTCGCGGGTCCGAGCCATACTCTGCCCACCGGCGGCGCGGGCAGGTCCTTCGCCGGTTTGACGGTCGATCAATTCCAACGACGCACCAGCGTGGTCGAGTATTCCGCCGCATCCGCGCGCAAGGCGATGTCCGCGGTGCAAATTTTCGCCTCCATGGAAGGCCTCGACGCGCACGGACGGTCCCTCAGCATCCGCTTCGAATCGAAGCGCTCGGGATCCCGTCGCGCGAAGCGAGCACGCGCTTGAAGCCCCTGCCGTCCCACCCCGCATGCCCACTCTTCGTTCTCCGCGCGCTCGTGGCCGCCGCGCTTCCCGCATCCCGGCCCGGCAACCCCGGAAGCTCATCCGCGAATCGGTGCGTTCGTTGCACGGTTACATTCCGGGGGAACAACCCAAAATCAGCGGCCTGATCAAACTCAACACCAACGAGAATCCCTACCCTCCTTCCCCCAGAGTTCTCCGTGCCGTGCGAGCCGCCGTGGATGAACGATTGCGATTGTATCCCAATCCCGCTGCTGCGCCGCTCCGGGAGGCCCTGGCGGATTATCATCGTTGCGCACCAGACCAAGTTCTGATCGGCAACGGTTCGGACGATTGCCTGGCGCTGATCATTCGAGCACTGGTCGAGCCGATCTCGCCGCCCGGCTTGCCCGCGCCTGAGGGAGTCCCATCGCGATCACTGGTGCAATACCTGTTCCCGTGTTATTCGCTCTATCCTGTATTGGCACGCATTCACGGCGCCGAACCCTGGCCGGTCCCTCTCCTGAACGACTTCAGCCTCCCTTCACCCCGGGAACTTCGGCGGGGGGGGCGCTGGCGGCCGGATGCAGCGGTCACCCTGATCACCACTCCGAATGCTCCTTCAGGCCGAGGCTACATGACGCGGGAACTCGAACGATGCTGCCTTGCTCATCGTGGAGCCGTGGTCCTCGATGAAGCTTATGCCGATTTCGCGGACGAAAACGCCATGTCACTGGCTCTCGAGCACTCGAACGTTCTCGTGACGCGAACCTTCTCCAAGGCCTACTCCCTCTGCTTTCAGCGAGTGGGTTATGTGGTTGCCCACCCGCACTTGATTGAGGCGATGGACAAAATCAGGGACAGCTACAACGTCAATGGGCTGGGTCAGGTCGCTGCACTTGCTTCCCTCCGGGACTCGGCCTATTACCGCCGCGGATTTGCCCGGATCAAACGGGGCCGATTAGGCCTCACGCGTTCACTCGAGGCCCTTGGTTTCACGGTTCTCCCCAGCCAGGCCAATTTCGTCCTGGCCAAGCCGCCGGTTGGCAACGCCGAAGCCTGGCTGCGATTCTTGCGCGACCGCAAGATCCTGGTGCGTTGGTTCGATTCGCCGACTCTCCGAGACTGGCTGCGCATCACGGTCGGGAACGATCGGGAGATCCACGCTGTCCTTCGCGCTTCCAAGGCATGGATTACCGGATCGAGGTCAGGGATTTAACCGAAAAGGGCAAACCGCCTCCTCCAGAGGAGGCGATTTGCCCCGGTATCGTCTTCGCTCGATCGTCCTCGATCAGGAACGCTTGCGACGCGCCAGAAAGAAGGAACCGAACGCGAGTCCGCACAGAGCCGCTGTGCTTCCGCCGTCCGGAACAGGTGCCGGAGTATAAGTGTCCGCGGTAATTTCCACCGCGTAACCATTCGAACCTCCGTGATCCTCCAGGAGGAGTTGCAGGTAGTGAGTGCCGGCTGCGAAATCACCCAGGTTCAAGGTGTACTCCCAAATCCCGACCCCGCCTGCAGCCCGGGCTCCAAAGATGTAGTTTCCATCGAGCCAGGCGTAAATTCCGTTGTCCACGCCGAACTTCGCCACCACGTTTTGGGCGCCCAAGGTATCGAATTTGTAAATAACGGCCACTTCGTTTCCAGGTGTCCACGAGTTCGGGATCGACATGGGACCGCTCCAATTCGAGTTCAGCGCGCCCGGCGTCGTGAGCCAATTGCCGAGGATGCCGCTGGCCGCCGAAATATCGGGGGCGGTCGGAAAGCTCACCGTGGAATCATCGAAGACCGGAAAGGGCTGTGCGGAGTCGTGCGGATTCCCATTCGACAGGTTCAGGATCGTCCCGAGGTTGTTGTTGTAGTATCCCGGATCCAAGGTTTGAACGAGTACCACGGCGTGAGCGGACGTCACGCTCATCCCCACCAATCCCGCCAAGATAAGATGTTTTGATTTCATAATGGATGACTCTACTTCACGAACTTTTCTGCCAATGCCATGTGAGGTCGCCGGTTTGGTCGAACGGCACAGGGCACTGAGCAGGCCGAATGCCATTTCAAACTTTGAGAATGCTCGTCGTGGGAGCAACAGTCCCTGCCCAGCGAGGAACCTACCGAATCGATCCCCGCCCCGCCCTGACTCCCATTCGCCCCGGAAGGCAAACTCCCGGCCCATTTGCCCTTTGCGACGCTTTTCAATTGAGGCAGAATGGTGCGGCCATTCACCGACCATGATTCGTCCTTCCTTTGCCTCAGCCGCCCGCGCGATCTTCGTCCTCGGCCTCTTCTTTGCGTCGGGTTGTTCACGACCCAGCGAGACGTCCGGCGATTTCATCCGATGGATGAACTCCGGAAAGTCCCAGTATGAAGCCGGCCAGATCGCCCCCGCCCTCGAAGCCTTCAACAAAGCCGCCGCGCTGGATCCATCATCGCTCGACGCCCGCCACAATTTGGCGGCCGCCCTGCTCCGGGCCGGCAGGCCGGAGGATGCCCTGCGTGAGACCGGCGAGATCCTCAAGCGCGATCCCACCTCCGCGTCGGCGCTCTATCTCGCGGGTTGCGCTCAGCTCCGTCAGGGACGTGCCGAACCCGCGCTGAAACTTTTCCAGCAAGTCAAGGAGATGGATCGCACGATCAATCCGGTGAGCTACCAACTCGGCAGGGCTCATCAGTTGCTGGGACAGTTTGAGGAAGCGCGCAAGCAATTTGAGGAAGTGATCGAATTTGATCCCGGGCATCCCGCCGCTCATTACAGCCTGAGCCAAGTGTTGCAACGGCTCAACCGAGCCGAGGAGGCAACTCGCGCCATCGAACGTCATCAACAGATCCTTGCCGCCCGCACGGACCCCTCGAATGACGCTTATGTGGTCGAGAAATGCGTCTATACCGCCGCCCGGGCTCCCTTCATCCTCGAACAACCCGACGCCAAAGGCATCGCGGTGCGCTTCTTCGACGCCACTGCCCAAGCGCTTGGGCCAGCCGCGTCCCATTATCGCGCGCCCCTTGCTCTTCTGGACACGCAACAGCAGGGAACCCAAGATTTGTTCGTGCGAGATGCCGAGGGATTTCGCCTGCTGTCCCAAGCCAAAGGGGTGTTCACGCCACGCGGCCCAAGCTTGCCGGCCCCCTCCACCCTGGTCTACCGGCAAGCCCTGGTGGGTGACCTCGACAATGACCGCTACGAGGACGTCATCGTGTTGGGAGAAAAGTCGAGCCACGTCTTTCGCTTCGCCACCAATGCCCAAGTGCGGGAAACCACCGCCTTCATTGGACTCAAGGACCTCACCGGATCGAGTGGACTCCTCGCCGACCTCGACTTCACCGGAAAACTTGATCTGCTTTCTTTCACTCCCGCGGACCGTTCCCCGCGAGTGCATCGGAACCTGGGAAACTATTTCACCACGAAGGGCGTCACTTCGGGTCCCCCCGCCACGCTCCAAGGCATTGCGCACCCAGTGCTGGACGACTGGAACAACGATGATCTCCCCGACTTGTGGCTCGTGCGGGACCAAGCCCCGCCTCAACTGCTGTTGAAGCAGCGAGGAGGAGGCTATCTGCCCACCAATGCGATTCCCGATTTGCCCCACGCAGTCGGCCTGATGTCGGCGGACTTCAACAACGACCTCCACAGTGATCTCCTCCTGCTTTCCGGGAAAGACATCAATCTTTGGGACGGAACGACGCTGAAACGCACCGTGATCGCGGCGGGTCTCCAAGGCCTCACCCACCTCGGGGCTTTCGATTATGACAACGATGGCTGGCTGGACATCGCTGCTTGGGGAAGAGGACTTCGTGTCTGGCGCAATCTCGGCCAGCAAGGCTTCAAAGAAATGACCTCGGAGGCTGGATTGTCTTCAGCCGGAGGCTGGAGCGTCGCCGAGGTGAAATTCGCCGATCTTGATGGCGACGGTGACACTGACGCGGTCGCAGCCTTGAGCGAAGGCGGCCTCAAGCTCCTTCGCAACGAAGGCGGAAATGCCAATCTCCAACTGAAACTTCGGCTTCTGGGCAACCGGTCGAACGCCAGCGGCCTTGGCCACAGAGTTGAACTCATCGCAGGCGGATTAAGAGTCGCTCGGTTCATCCGGGAACTACCCGTCGAAATCGGCGTCGGACAGCACAAGATGCTCGAAACATTGACCGTCAAATGGTCCGACTTGGCCCCTCCCATCGTGGATGTCGCCGTCACCGCATCCACCGTGCTGCCGATCGTGGAACTGCAAAGCCCCACTGGTTCCTGCCCCTACCTCTACGCGTGGGATGGCAGCCGATTCCGGTTCGTGACCGACCTGCTTGGGGCCGCCCCGGTTGGACTGCCCGTGGCCGACGGACGCTACATCCAAGCGGACACGTCAGAATGGGTTTGGATCGGGGACTCCAGCCAGTTTCAGCCCAAGAACGGCGATTATGTCCTTCAGATCACGGAAGAACTGCGGGAGGTTCTTTATCTGGACCAAGCCCTGCTCGCGGTGGTGGATCATCAGCCGGGCACTGAAGTTCATCCTTCCAACAAGTTGATGCCGGGCCCGCCATTTCCTGCCGCCGAACTCGTCACGGTCGGAAAAAGGCGACCCTTGCTCGGGGCTTCCAGGTTGAGTGGTGAGAACATTACTTCCGCCCTTGCCGAGAACGACGGGAAAGTGGTTTCGCCCGAAAAACTCCGCGGGCCTCAATTGCGTGGCATGGCCGAACCTTTCGGCATGGAGTTGGATTTTGGCGAACTGCCCCCTGGCAAGCCCTGGGTGCTGGCCATGACCGGATGGCTCCGATTTGGTGGAGGCATGGCCAATATGTCCGCCTCCCGCCATGAAGATTTTCCTTTTCCCTTTCCCACGCTGGAAGCGGAGGTTTCCGGAATCTGGAAACCCGTGGATGTCACGGTTGGCGCCCCGGCGGGCAAGACCAAGTCCATCCTCGTCGATTTGGAAAATAAATTACCTCCGGGCACTCGAAAACTTCGCCTGACCATGGCTTTTGAGCTCCATTGGGACCGAATCGCCTTGTTCGAGAAAATGGCCTCTGCCGAGACCCGCATCACCCGCGTCAATCCGCACTCCACGGATTTGCACTGGCGCGGCTACAGCGAATTCGAAGATCGGCCCTGGTTCGAACCCCTGACCCCTGACTATCGCCGCGTCAAATCTCAGCCGGACTGGCGCCTCTCGATCACAGGTTGGTGCACGCGATACGGTGAAGTGGATCGATTAGTCTCCGCCCGCGACGACGCTCTGGTGGTGATGAACGGTGGAGACGAACTGACATTGCGATTCTCCACCGCTCACATTCCTCCAGGCGCGCCGGGCACACAGCGCAACTTTTTCCTTTTTACGGATGGATGGGACAAGGACGCGGACTACCACGTCAAACGGGGTCAGACCGTCGATCCGCT from the Verrucomicrobiota bacterium genome contains:
- a CDS encoding ferrous iron transport protein A — encoded protein: MSHGSDHDCAEAGHCPKPDVCPLNEIRAGSSARIRVIDTSPELAVRLREMGFCEDQQVRMISQHHSVICQVCNMRVGISNQIAERILVERIGSSLPA
- a CDS encoding ferrous iron transport protein A, with protein sequence MSGPLQPLSSLAVGDRATIAEIAVPSEDKGRLLEMGLLKGTPIELVRFAPLGDPIEIKVRGYHLTLRRHEADLIQVATRP
- the feoB gene encoding ferrous iron transport protein B, with protein sequence MTAVSRPFLAALTGNPNCGKTTLFNALTGLRAKVGNYAGVTVERKEGRLASVPKDAPPTTILDLPGTYSLMPQSVDEKIARDVLLQESPGVAPPSLVVVVIDASNLERNLYFATQVLEVGYPTVVALNMMDVAERNGQRVDAEALSRRLGAPVFPMSANLGAGVEALRLRILECARGQLPNPARHRFGEYPAALEEAATRIERLLIEEGTPASPASLSAASARLKLCDPKYPREGETSSPALAQAVRVERVRLEQAGVDWRTLPIEERYAAVTQIHHDVVDESGAPAETFSDRLDRVLTHKLWGAAIFIAIMAVMFQSIFTFAEVPMTAIEAGFAALGHAIGTRMAPGDLNSLLVDGVIAGVGSVVVFLPQILLLFLFIGLLEDTGYMARAAFLMDRLMSKVGLHGKSFIPMLSSFACAIPGIMATRTIETPKDRLATILVAPLMSCSARLPVYVLLIAACIPSGSVLGIVWYSTLVMLSMYLLGIVAALIMAWVFKSTLLKGQAPMLIMELPPYRRPVLKVVLRHMWERSKLFLRRAGTVILGINILLWFLASYPKNPALEQRFEQERAALEARRASLEPGAFEAAQKEVDHVEAGELLRASYAGMLGRATEPFIAPLGFDWKIGIGIVASFAAREVFVSTMSTVYNLGSEDEDDPIPNLAKVLREQKRADGRLLYTPLLGMTLMVFYVFALQCVSTVAVVRRETNGWKWPVIQWLYMGALAWGFAFLVYRGGLWLGFQG
- the hisD gene encoding histidinol dehydrogenase, which gives rise to MLRTLDARDPGFNTWIAEQSADSSLFDPEIEKRARTVVEAVMERGDAALVEFTKRFDGADVPPHDFAVSAAEYMNAALAASQELRLAVQAAAKNIERFSRRSLRRGWTTRNLEGAKVGEKFDPFRRVGIYIPGGTAPLASTALMTIVLARVAGCPEIVVCTPCDSKGRINPAMLHAIRTAGATEVYRLGGAQAIAAMALGTSTVRRVDKVFGPGNAYVVAAKRMLFGRVALDLLPGPSEVLVLADATAPARYIAADLLAQAEHGSGHERCWLVTPSNAQIQAVRSEMIRQLPDLGRREFIEKAVRTHGWAIRVDSMEHGVEVANRLAPEHCEIHAKNPSRWAKNLTTSGALFLGPYSPTVLGDYVAGPSHTLPTGGAGRSFAGLTVDQFQRRTSVVEYSAASARKAMSAVQIFASMEGLDAHGRSLSIRFESKRSGSRRAKRARA
- a CDS encoding aminotransferase class I/II-fold pyridoxal phosphate-dependent enzyme, which produces MPTLRSPRARGRRASRIPARQPRKLIRESVRSLHGYIPGEQPKISGLIKLNTNENPYPPSPRVLRAVRAAVDERLRLYPNPAAAPLREALADYHRCAPDQVLIGNGSDDCLALIIRALVEPISPPGLPAPEGVPSRSLVQYLFPCYSLYPVLARIHGAEPWPVPLLNDFSLPSPRELRRGGRWRPDAAVTLITTPNAPSGRGYMTRELERCCLAHRGAVVLDEAYADFADENAMSLALEHSNVLVTRTFSKAYSLCFQRVGYVVAHPHLIEAMDKIRDSYNVNGLGQVAALASLRDSAYYRRGFARIKRGRLGLTRSLEALGFTVLPSQANFVLAKPPVGNAEAWLRFLRDRKILVRWFDSPTLRDWLRITVGNDREIHAVLRASKAWITGSRSGI
- a CDS encoding VPDSG-CTERM sorting domain-containing protein codes for the protein MKSPDVSLGREQPDAKKRPRTKIARAAEAKEGRIMVGEWPHHSASIEKRRKGQMGREFAFRGEWESGRGGDRFGRFLAGQGLLLPRRAFSKFEMAFGLLSALCRSTKPATSHGIGRKVREVESSIMKSKHLILAGLVGMSVTSAHAVVLVQTLDPGYYNNNLGTILNLSNGNPHDSAQPFPVFDDSTVSFPTAPDISAASGILGNWLTTPGALNSNWSGPMSIPNSWTPGNEVAVIYKFDTLGAQNVVAKFGVDNGIYAWLDGNYIFGARAAGGVGIWEYTLNLGDFAAGTHYLQLLLEDHGGSNGYAVEITADTYTPAPVPDGGSTAALCGLAFGSFFLARRKRS
- a CDS encoding tetratricopeptide repeat protein; this encodes MDDSTSRTFLPMPCEVAGLVERHRALSRPNAISNFENARRGSNSPCPARNLPNRSPPRPDSHSPRKANSRPICPLRRFSIEAEWCGHSPTMIRPSFASAARAIFVLGLFFASGCSRPSETSGDFIRWMNSGKSQYEAGQIAPALEAFNKAAALDPSSLDARHNLAAALLRAGRPEDALRETGEILKRDPTSASALYLAGCAQLRQGRAEPALKLFQQVKEMDRTINPVSYQLGRAHQLLGQFEEARKQFEEVIEFDPGHPAAHYSLSQVLQRLNRAEEATRAIERHQQILAARTDPSNDAYVVEKCVYTAARAPFILEQPDAKGIAVRFFDATAQALGPAASHYRAPLALLDTQQQGTQDLFVRDAEGFRLLSQAKGVFTPRGPSLPAPSTLVYRQALVGDLDNDRYEDVIVLGEKSSHVFRFATNAQVRETTAFIGLKDLTGSSGLLADLDFTGKLDLLSFTPADRSPRVHRNLGNYFTTKGVTSGPPATLQGIAHPVLDDWNNDDLPDLWLVRDQAPPQLLLKQRGGGYLPTNAIPDLPHAVGLMSADFNNDLHSDLLLLSGKDINLWDGTTLKRTVIAAGLQGLTHLGAFDYDNDGWLDIAAWGRGLRVWRNLGQQGFKEMTSEAGLSSAGGWSVAEVKFADLDGDGDTDAVAALSEGGLKLLRNEGGNANLQLKLRLLGNRSNASGLGHRVELIAGGLRVARFIRELPVEIGVGQHKMLETLTVKWSDLAPPIVDVAVTASTVLPIVELQSPTGSCPYLYAWDGSRFRFVTDLLGAAPVGLPVADGRYIQADTSEWVWIGDSSQFQPKNGDYVLQITEELREVLYLDQALLAVVDHQPGTEVHPSNKLMPGPPFPAAELVTVGKRRPLLGASRLSGENITSALAENDGKVVSPEKLRGPQLRGMAEPFGMELDFGELPPGKPWVLAMTGWLRFGGGMANMSASRHEDFPFPFPTLEAEVSGIWKPVDVTVGAPAGKTKSILVDLENKLPPGTRKLRLTMAFELHWDRIALFEKMASAETRITRVNPHSTDLHWRGYSEFEDRPWFEPLTPDYRRVKSQPDWRLSITGWCTRYGEVDRLVSARDDALVVMNGGDELTLRFSTAHIPPGAPGTQRNFFLFTDGWDKDADYHVKRGQTVDPLPFHGMDDQRYGSQPRPRFPNDEWMEQTRTRWTGPWNFARRNPRASAVP